A single window of Echinimonas agarilytica DNA harbors:
- the maoP gene encoding DUF413 domain-containing protein, with protein MTNNIRATFGALFQDLKNYPYGFSRSGDFSIKESQVLESNGRKMAAFADGLVQPQDNEETRLVQVIRGEVPAETLLERVWMKYQNRINRPHVSALSSKSVSTDSDVDDSVTIDDDEDLT; from the coding sequence ATGACGAACAATATAAGAGCGACCTTTGGGGCGCTGTTTCAAGATTTAAAAAACTACCCGTATGGCTTTTCTCGATCAGGTGATTTTTCAATCAAAGAAAGTCAGGTGCTCGAATCAAACGGTCGTAAAATGGCCGCTTTTGCCGACGGTTTAGTGCAACCCCAAGACAATGAAGAAACTCGATTGGTTCAGGTGATTCGAGGCGAGGTTCCGGCAGAAACATTGCTTGAACGCGTTTGGATGAAATATCAAAACCGCATCAATCGGCCACACGTGAGTGCGTTGTCTTCGAAGTCAGTCAGTACTGACTCCGATGTGGATGATTCCGTGACGATTGATGATGACGAGGACTTAACCTAA